From Deinococcus aquaticus, one genomic window encodes:
- a CDS encoding metal ABC transporter permease, producing MHLLTDPLQFAFFNRALIAVVLVSVLCALVGAWVVLRGLSYIGDAMSHAVFPGIVGAFLTGGNLLLGALIAAVLTALGIGAVGRQSGLKQDSAIGIVFVGMFALGVVMLSRAPTFTTDLSNFLIGNPLGVTPADLWGALAVTLVVGGILTAVQKELLLASFDPTEARAVGLPVRRLESLLLILIGLVVVLTVQLVGTTLSVSLLITSSAAARLLARSLKKMMMLAAALGTVGGVTGLYISYYANTAPGATIVLVNTAIFLTTVAFRRRE from the coding sequence TTGCACCTGCTGACCGACCCCCTCCAGTTTGCCTTCTTCAACCGCGCGCTGATCGCCGTGGTCCTCGTCAGCGTCCTGTGCGCCCTGGTCGGCGCGTGGGTGGTCCTGCGCGGCCTGAGTTACATCGGGGACGCCATGAGCCACGCCGTGTTCCCCGGCATCGTCGGCGCGTTCCTGACCGGCGGGAACCTGCTGCTCGGCGCGCTGATCGCCGCCGTCCTCACGGCCCTGGGCATCGGCGCGGTCGGGCGGCAGAGCGGCCTGAAACAGGACAGCGCCATCGGCATCGTGTTCGTCGGCATGTTCGCCCTGGGCGTCGTGATGCTGTCCCGCGCGCCTACCTTTACCACCGACCTCAGCAATTTCCTGATCGGCAACCCGCTGGGCGTCACGCCCGCCGACCTGTGGGGCGCGCTGGCCGTCACGCTCGTCGTGGGCGGCATCCTGACCGCCGTGCAGAAGGAACTGCTGCTGGCCTCCTTCGACCCCACCGAAGCCCGCGCCGTGGGCCTCCCGGTGCGCCGCCTGGAAAGCCTGCTGCTGATCCTGATCGGCCTCGTCGTCGTCCTGACTGTGCAGCTCGTCGGCACGACCCTCAGCGTCAGCCTGCTCATCACGTCCAGCGCCGCCGCGCGCCTGCTGGCCCGCAGCCTCAAGAAAATGATGATGCTCGCCGCCGCGCTCGGCACCGTCGGCGGCGTGACGGGGCTGTACATCAGCTACTACGCCAACACCGCCCCCGGCGCGACCATCGTCCTCGTGAACACCGCCATCTTCCTGACCACAGTGGCGTTCCGGCGGCGGGAGTAG
- a CDS encoding SDR family NAD(P)-dependent oxidoreductase — protein MTNLQRFTGRTVLITGAGGGIGAALAGRYAAEGARVAVNDLNAEAAQAVVSAITAAGGQAVSVPGDVSVRDRVEAIFTAAEVALGPVDVLVNNAALTSDQRHFLKADEDWWDLFLRVNLKSVFLCSHRAATGMTRRRRGVILNVSSGGATRSHRGFTSYDAAKGGVEAFTRALALDLAPYGVRVNGITPGFVNTYGLEGEDLAQREKTVPLGRYGTPEDMTGAAAFLTSDDAAYITGQFVVIDGGVLVQQRSANVDTFPLSNFPDVPAEG, from the coding sequence ATGACGAACTTGCAGCGTTTCACGGGCCGGACGGTACTCATCACGGGGGCGGGGGGCGGCATCGGCGCGGCCCTGGCGGGGCGGTACGCGGCCGAGGGAGCGCGCGTGGCCGTGAATGACCTGAACGCCGAGGCAGCGCAGGCGGTCGTGTCGGCCATCACGGCGGCGGGCGGGCAGGCGGTGAGCGTGCCGGGGGACGTGTCGGTGCGCGACAGGGTGGAGGCGATCTTCACGGCGGCCGAGGTGGCGCTGGGGCCGGTGGACGTGCTGGTGAACAACGCGGCCCTGACGAGTGACCAGCGGCACTTCCTGAAGGCCGATGAGGACTGGTGGGATCTGTTCCTGCGCGTGAATCTGAAGAGTGTGTTCCTGTGCTCTCACCGCGCGGCGACCGGCATGACGCGCCGCCGCCGGGGCGTGATCCTGAACGTGTCGAGTGGCGGCGCGACCCGCTCGCACCGGGGGTTCACGTCGTACGACGCAGCCAAGGGGGGCGTGGAGGCGTTCACGCGGGCGCTGGCGCTGGATCTCGCGCCTTACGGGGTGCGGGTGAACGGCATCACGCCGGGCTTCGTGAACACCTACGGCCTGGAAGGCGAGGACCTCGCGCAGCGCGAGAAAACCGTGCCGCTGGGCAGGTACGGCACGCCAGAGGACATGACGGGCGCGGCGGCGTTCCTGACCTCGGACGACGCGGCGTACATCACGGGGCAGTTCGTGGTGATCGACGGGGGCGTGCTGGTACAGCAGCGCAGCGCGAACGTGGACACCTTCCCTCTCAGCAACTTCCCGGACGTACCCGCCGAAGGGTGA
- a CDS encoding metal ABC transporter ATP-binding protein, whose amino-acid sequence MLGVENLTVKYGPQTALENASVRFEAGTFSAIIGPNGAGKSTLLKTLVGLLPDHADAVKFDPGHSARSCISYVPQQQTLDWGFPVTVWDVAMMGRTGRLGWLHWPGRKDKQIVEGALKETGVYDLRSRHIGALSGGQRQRVLLARMLARQGHLLLLDEPLTGVDAATQETLMALLRAQADRGRAVVMVTHDLEQARRWCDHLVLVNRRVIADGTPEQVYTTQNIEATFSTSFLGHTHAEA is encoded by the coding sequence ATGCTGGGCGTCGAGAACCTCACCGTAAAATATGGCCCGCAGACGGCCCTGGAAAACGCCAGCGTGCGTTTCGAGGCGGGAACGTTCAGCGCCATCATCGGCCCGAACGGCGCGGGCAAGAGCACGCTGCTCAAGACGCTGGTCGGCCTGCTGCCCGACCACGCGGACGCCGTGAAATTCGACCCCGGCCACAGCGCCCGCTCGTGCATCAGTTACGTGCCGCAGCAGCAGACGCTCGACTGGGGCTTTCCCGTGACCGTGTGGGACGTCGCCATGATGGGCCGCACCGGCCGCCTGGGCTGGCTGCACTGGCCAGGACGCAAGGATAAACAGATCGTGGAAGGCGCCCTGAAAGAAACCGGGGTGTACGACCTGCGCTCGCGGCACATCGGGGCACTGTCCGGCGGGCAACGCCAGCGGGTGCTGCTGGCCCGCATGCTGGCCCGCCAGGGGCACCTGCTGCTGCTGGACGAACCCCTGACCGGCGTGGACGCCGCCACGCAGGAAACCCTGATGGCCCTGCTGCGCGCGCAGGCCGACCGAGGCCGAGCCGTCGTGATGGTCACGCACGACCTGGAACAGGCGCGGCGCTGGTGCGACCACCTGGTCCTCGTGAACCGCCGCGTGATCGCAGACGGCACGCCCGAGCAGGTGTACACCACGCAGAACATCGAGGCGACCTTCAGCACCAGCTTCCTGGGCCATACTCACGCCGAGGCGTGA
- a CDS encoding ABC-F family ATP-binding cassette domain-containing protein: MELTVGAGERLALVGENGSGKSTLLRVLAGLDVPDVGVVTRAGRVALLAQAQSLGGSVLEAVTPPALAGAQVAFDAASAALSDGSEAALLAFADAEEAFRLAGGYDFAGRAAAVLAGLGLDAPARADRLSGGQARRVLLAALLLSPADVYLLDEPTNHLDADGAAWLRDWILASGAAFVLASHDRAFLDEVATGVAELERGTLSVYPGNYSEAMALKATLREAQARDFEAYRRKRTALDEERARRASKARSAGRYNHRRSSDGDKLLAKGKAQNAQGVNASVARRLERQIERAAASATPKPHEDHRHVRLTLPPVVPGPLEVLTVRDLSVARGAEAVLSGVTLHVRRGDRVALTGPNGGGKSTLLRALLGELPHAGSVTWGAGLTVSLIGQHGEELLGLGTVGDALLDANPLLTPHQLHEVAAALEVPGGPVLPLSGLSGGQRTRLSLARLSVTRAQVLLLDEPTNHLDVRAIEALEALLLDFPGTVLLASHDRRLVGRVATREWRVGGGGVRED, encoded by the coding sequence GTGGAGCTGACCGTGGGGGCCGGGGAGCGGCTGGCGCTGGTCGGCGAGAACGGCAGTGGCAAGAGCACGCTGCTGCGCGTGCTGGCAGGACTGGACGTGCCGGATGTGGGCGTGGTGACACGCGCAGGCCGGGTGGCATTGCTGGCGCAGGCGCAGTCACTGGGCGGGTCAGTGCTGGAGGCGGTGACGCCCCCGGCGCTGGCCGGGGCACAGGTGGCGTTCGATGCGGCGTCGGCGGCGCTTTCGGACGGCTCGGAGGCGGCGCTGCTGGCCTTCGCGGACGCCGAGGAAGCGTTCCGGCTGGCGGGCGGGTACGACTTCGCGGGGCGTGCGGCGGCGGTGCTGGCCGGGCTGGGCCTGGACGCCCCGGCGCGGGCGGACCGGCTGTCGGGTGGGCAGGCGCGGCGGGTGCTGCTGGCGGCGCTGCTGCTGTCCCCGGCGGACGTGTACCTGCTGGACGAACCCACGAATCACCTGGATGCGGACGGCGCGGCGTGGCTGCGGGACTGGATTCTGGCGTCGGGCGCGGCGTTCGTGCTGGCCAGTCACGACCGGGCGTTCCTGGATGAGGTGGCGACCGGGGTGGCCGAACTGGAGCGCGGCACGCTGAGCGTGTACCCCGGGAACTACTCAGAGGCAATGGCGCTGAAGGCCACGTTGCGGGAAGCGCAGGCGCGCGACTTCGAGGCGTACCGCCGCAAGCGGACGGCGCTGGATGAGGAGCGGGCGCGGCGGGCCAGCAAGGCCCGGAGTGCCGGGCGGTACAACCACCGGCGGTCCAGTGACGGGGACAAGCTACTGGCGAAGGGCAAGGCGCAGAACGCGCAGGGAGTGAATGCCTCGGTGGCCCGGCGGCTGGAACGGCAGATCGAACGGGCGGCCGCGTCCGCCACGCCGAAACCCCACGAGGATCACCGCCACGTGCGGCTGACATTGCCGCCGGTCGTGCCGGGGCCGCTGGAGGTGCTGACCGTCCGCGACCTGAGCGTGGCGCGGGGGGCAGAGGCGGTGCTGTCGGGCGTGACCCTGCATGTGCGCCGGGGGGACCGGGTGGCCCTGACCGGCCCGAACGGTGGGGGCAAGAGCACGCTGCTGCGCGCCCTGCTGGGCGAATTGCCGCACGCAGGGTCGGTGACGTGGGGCGCGGGCCTGACAGTCAGTCTGATCGGGCAGCACGGCGAGGAACTGCTCGGGCTGGGCACGGTGGGGGACGCACTGCTGGATGCGAACCCCCTGCTGACGCCGCATCAGTTGCATGAGGTCGCGGCGGCGCTGGAGGTCCCAGGCGGCCCGGTCTTGCCCTTGTCTGGGCTGTCGGGTGGGCAGCGCACCCGCCTGAGCCTCGCGCGATTGAGCGTGACGCGCGCGCAGGTGCTGCTGCTGGACGAACCCACCAACCACCTGGACGTGCGGGCCATCGAGGCGCTCGAAGCGCTGCTGCTGGACTTTCCGGGCACAGTGCTGCTCGCCAGTCACGACCGGCGGCTGGTGGGGCGGGTCGCCACGCGCGAGTGGCGTGTGGGGGGCGGTGGGGTGCGGGAAGACTGA